The Campylobacter concisus DNA window CTCGATGATGTGATCTCTTATGGTGTGAGAAATTTTGCCATCTTTGTGGTGGTAGTTGTATTTACCAACTCTAAGAAGTGCGTGATCATCCTTTAATGGCATAACTTCATGGCTTAGATCGATGTAGCCTCTTGGAAGCGGGCGATTATAAATTTCTTTTCCCATTAGATCATATCTAAGATATCTTTGAGCCATACCAAAGCTGATATCGCCATTTTTTAGCTGATGAAAGCCCATCATCATGCCTCCATCCATCACTCTTCTCTCGCTGCGGTCGTAAAATTTCTGATAGTCAAGATACCATCTAACCTCACCTTTGGTATCTACGATGTAGTTTTCGGTAAAGTCGTTCCAACTAGCAGCTCCGCCATTTTTCCAATCAAGCGGTTTATAGACGCTTGTGATTGTATTATTTATGAGATAGAGCCTATTTTTAAATGCAGGATCGACCTTTTTGACGCGAGTCTTTTGCATGTGAGAAAATCTAAAATCACGGCTATATGTGACGATAGGCTGGGCGTAAATTTTATACGTTTCTACCTTTTTAGCTCCGTTAAATGTGTAGCTTACGACTACTTCATTTAGATAGTCAGGGTAAAGTCCCCAAATAGGCACACCATCATGCGTTAGCAGGGCATGCTCTGAAACATTGTAGTCGATATCGATGCCGCCATCTGGCTTGCCTTTTACTTTTACATGGATATCTTTGATGTCTTTGCCAGCTCTATCGATGATAGCAGTTAGAGGCGATACGTCGTAAGGATTTATAAAGACTGATCCAAGCTCACCTTGAATCTTTACGTGATGAGCCAGGACTCCAGCCTCTAGTGGCGTGATGCCTATACTAAGACCACTAACCAAAACAGCCGCAAGGGCAACAGAACCTAAGAAATTCTTGCTCATTTTCGCTCCTTTAATAAAATTTAATGATATCTTACTACCCAAATTTCACACAGAACTAACGCTTATATGAAAAGTGGCTTAAATAAATTTATAAAAGAGTTGTTTTAAAGGGTGAAAATAAAAAAGAAGAATTTAGGGGCAAATGCCCCTAAATCTTAGTTATTTGCGTCAAATTTCTTAAGAGAAAAAAGAACAAATTTATAGCTAATAAATAGCGTTACTGGCCAAAGTATCAAAAAAATTCCTGCTTCTAACATCTTTTATCCTTAGTATACGTGATGATCGTTTTTGATCTCGTCTTGCGTGATCTTCTTGCTATCTATCGCTCTCCAGACGACGATGATATAAGCAAGCACTACTGGCACTAGCAAGCTAACATAGGCCATAACGCCAAGTGTGTAGTGGCTAGAGCTTGCATTCTTGATAGTTAGCGAGCTAGCAAGGTCACTAAATGACGGATAAAATGCTGTGCCATTTAGTCCTGTTATCAAAAATAGCGCGGTTACAGCAAGCGTAACGCCAACGCCGTAAGCAAAAATTCCACGGATACTTTTTGTAAATGCCCCTTGGAAAATTCCAACAAGCACCAAAACAACGCCAACAAGAAGCAATATACCGACGATAGGCATTTCGATCAAATTTATAGCGTATTTGTAAGGCATAAGGCTAACTATGCCGTTTGCGTCGTATGCAAAGCCGTCTTTTGTAAGCACCCAAGCAAGAAATCCTAGAAAAAATGGCAAGAATAGTACGGTGTTAATAAGTAGTTGCTTTCTGGCGTTTTGTATAAATTCGCCATCAGCGATGTTGTTCATAAGATATAAGCAGCCGCCTACGCGAGATAGGAAAAACATCGCTATGCCAAGCAAGTACAAGTAAGGATTTGCCAAAGCTTCAAGACCGCGAAAAGGAGTCTTCCACTCGACAAAGTTGTGTTCATTTAGTATAAACGCGCTACCGCTAAAAAATGTACTAACAGCCATACCGATAAGTATAACGCCAAGTGAGCCATTTATGAAAAGGAAAATTTCATAAGTTCTAGCTCCTAAGAAGTTATCAGGCTTTTTGCGGTACTCGTAGCTTACAGCTTGGACGATAAAGCAAAATAAAATAGCCAGCCAAACCCAGTAGGCACCACCAAAGCTAGTAGCGTAAAATAGCGGGAATGCCGCAAAGCATGCGCCACCAAACATAACAAGCGTCGTAAATGTAAGCTCCCATTTTCTACCGATAGAATTTATGAGCATATCTTTTTTAAGCTCGTCCTTGCCAAGGCTAAAAATGAGCGACTGACCGCCTTGAACAAACATCATAAATACCAAAAGTCCGCCAAGAAGGCTAACTATAAACCACCAATAAATTTGTAAATTTTCTAAGCTTAAACTATGCATGGTCGTTAAATCCTATCTTTATTTGCTTAAGCATGATTTTGATCTCGGCAATTAGCAAGACCGTAAATAAAATAGCAAATAATATAAATGAAATTTTGACATTTGAGTCAGATAAATTTGTAGCTCCTACGCCAACGGTCATGAGATCTTGTATCACCCAAGGCTGACGGCCGACCTCTGCTACTATCCAGCCAGCTTCAGCTGCGATGTAGCCAAGCGGTATGGTAAAGAGGCAGATCCACAAAAATGCTCTTATGTTTTCAAATTTATATTTTCTTGAAAGATTTAGATAGAGCGTAATAGCAAAAAGAGCTATGAAGTAAGTGCCAAGTACAACCATGATATGGAAGCTATAAAATGTAAGCGCAACTGGTGGCACAGCCTCTTTTGCGTCTTTAAGATAGCCATATCCTAAGAAATTTAGGTTACTTTCTAAATTTGAAAGAGAAGTTTTCATTAGGCTCTCGTCATTTGCTTTTTTAGCCTCTTTGTAGTTTTTAAGAGCTTCGATAGCTACTTTGCCCTTTGCCATCTTCTCTTCTACGCTTATTAGATTGTGCTCGCTATTACCATAAAGTAGGTCGTTTATGCCTGGTGTAAATGAGTCAAGCTCTCTGTTTGCCATGATGCCAAGTGCGTAAGGTACCTTTATCTCAAGCAAAAAGGCATCGCTCTCGTCGCCAAGCTTTTTAGCTAGGTTTAAAATACCAGCGGCAACTAGACCAGCGTTTTTCTCGCCCTTATAAAGTCCCTCCATGGCTGCAAGCTTCATAGGCTGCTTTTGAGCTACAAAATATGCACTCTCATCGCCGCTAAGTAGTAAAAATGCTGAAGTGATAAGGCCAAATGCGCTAGCAACGACGATGCTTTTTTTAGCTAGCAAGATGTGGCGTTTTTGGATCAAAAACCAGGCAGAAA harbors:
- a CDS encoding aryl-sulfate sulfotransferase, which codes for MSKNFLGSVALAAVLVSGLSIGITPLEAGVLAHHVKIQGELGSVFINPYDVSPLTAIIDRAGKDIKDIHVKVKGKPDGGIDIDYNVSEHALLTHDGVPIWGLYPDYLNEVVVSYTFNGAKKVETYKIYAQPIVTYSRDFRFSHMQKTRVKKVDPAFKNRLYLINNTITSVYKPLDWKNGGAASWNDFTENYIVDTKGEVRWYLDYQKFYDRSERRVMDGGMMMGFHQLKNGDISFGMAQRYLRYDLMGKEIYNRPLPRGYIDLSHEVMPLKDDHALLRVGKYNYHHKDGKISHTIRDHIIEVDSTGKVVEEWDLNEIFGNNVYRSNLIKALDARAVCLNIDMDAKEIKISDDQPFGDITSTGTGRNWAHVNSISYDESDDSIILSLRHQGVVKIGRDKKVKWILASPEGWSEEFKAKVLTPVDSKGNKIKCENSKCEGEFDWSWTQHTAWLTPRYDNKGSIKHLSVFDNGDARGMEQPAFKEDKYSRAVEYKIDEKKGTVEQTWQFGKERGFDFYSAVTSNVEWQKDKNTYFISSSNVNLLRPDKTIKMVLVEIDPKTNEIKFEMDVDSASRDDVAYRAMVIDPEVFSY
- a CDS encoding cytochrome d ubiquinol oxidase subunit II is translated as MHSLSLENLQIYWWFIVSLLGGLLVFMMFVQGGQSLIFSLGKDELKKDMLINSIGRKWELTFTTLVMFGGACFAAFPLFYATSFGGAYWVWLAILFCFIVQAVSYEYRKKPDNFLGARTYEIFLFINGSLGVILIGMAVSTFFSGSAFILNEHNFVEWKTPFRGLEALANPYLYLLGIAMFFLSRVGGCLYLMNNIADGEFIQNARKQLLINTVLFLPFFLGFLAWVLTKDGFAYDANGIVSLMPYKYAINLIEMPIVGILLLVGVVLVLVGIFQGAFTKSIRGIFAYGVGVTLAVTALFLITGLNGTAFYPSFSDLASSLTIKNASSSHYTLGVMAYVSLLVPVVLAYIIVVWRAIDSKKITQDEIKNDHHVY
- a CDS encoding cytochrome ubiquinol oxidase subunit I, whose translation is MSEMDFVDWSRAQFALTAIYHFLFVPLTLGLSFIIAIMETIYVKTGDKVWLEITKFWLKLFGINFAIGVATGIIMEFEFGTNWANYSWFVGDIFGAPLAIEGLLAFFMESTFFAIMFFGWDKVSKKFHLLSTWLVAIGSNLSALWILIANGWMQYPIGMKFNPDTARMEMKNFFEVALNPLGISKFLHTVTSGYTISALFVIGISAWFLIQKRHILLAKKSIVVASAFGLITSAFLLLSGDESAYFVAQKQPMKLAAMEGLYKGEKNAGLVAAGILNLAKKLGDESDAFLLEIKVPYALGIMANRELDSFTPGINDLLYGNSEHNLISVEEKMAKGKVAIEALKNYKEAKKANDESLMKTSLSNLESNLNFLGYGYLKDAKEAVPPVALTFYSFHIMVVLGTYFIALFAITLYLNLSRKYKFENIRAFLWICLFTIPLGYIAAEAGWIVAEVGRQPWVIQDLMTVGVGATNLSDSNVKISFILFAILFTVLLIAEIKIMLKQIKIGFNDHA